A stretch of Telopea speciosissima isolate NSW1024214 ecotype Mountain lineage chromosome 11, Tspe_v1, whole genome shotgun sequence DNA encodes these proteins:
- the LOC122644781 gene encoding uncharacterized protein LOC122644781: MCMALRAKNKLGFVDGSIPAPNLISVNFAQWVRVYDMVTSWLLHSIATEIASSVIYAETAHEIWTDLENHFLQPNTTKIYRIKQEIADWKQDKLNVFAYFSKLKALWDKLSSYVALSACHCGSSTKLLAFLQQNQGMKFLQDLHESFPSLRSHLLLQDPLPPIEKLY; this comes from the coding sequence ATGTGCATGGCCTTGAGAGCAAAGAATAAGTTGGGGTTTGTAGATGGATCAATACCAGCACCCAACTTGATATCAGTGAATTTTGCACAATGGGTTCGGGTGTATGATATGGTGACCTCCTGGTTGCTTCACTCTATTGCAACTGAAATTGCTTCCAGTGTTATCTATGCTGAGACTGCCCATGAAATATGGACAGATCTGGAGAATCATTTTTTACAACCCAATACAACTAAGATCTATCGGATCAAGCAGGAAATCGCAGATTGGAAGCAGGACAAGTTGAATGTGTTTGCTTATTTTTCCAAACTCAAAGCACTATGGGACAAGTTATCTTCCTATGTTGCCTTGTCGGCTTGTCATTGTGGATCTTCCACAAAGCTACTTGCATTCCTACAACAGAACCAAGGTATGAAATTTCTCCAAGATCTCCATGAATCTTTTCCGTCATTGAGaagtcatcttcttctccaagatCCATTACCACCAATTGAAAAATTGTACTGA